The Mesobacillus jeotgali genome window below encodes:
- a CDS encoding SLC13 family permease, whose translation MDIQVSAFGAIVALVVAIFLILKKVSPAYGMIAGALIGGLVGGVDVTNTVTLMMEGAKGIIPAVLRILAAGVLAGVLIESGAAAVIAETIVKKAGETRALLALAIATMILTTVGVFIDVAVITVAPIALAIANRAGISKTAILLAMIGGGKAGNIMSPNPNAIAAADAFQIPLTSVMAAGIIPAIFGLTVTYILAKKLVNKGSMVTAQESETNIQGKLPLIVPAIVAPLVTIILLSLRPLFDINIDPMIALPAGGIAGALAMGRIRQINDYAIAGLNKMSGVAIMLLGTGTLAGIIANSGLKDVLINSLDALGLPAFVLAPVSGIFMSAATASTTAGTAVASQVFGSTILEMGITALAGAAMVHAGATVLDHLPHGSFFHATGGSVNMEIKERLKLIPYETAIGLTLAIVSTLIFGIFKFFG comes from the coding sequence TTGGATATTCAAGTAAGCGCTTTCGGCGCCATAGTAGCACTAGTAGTGGCTATTTTCCTTATTTTAAAGAAAGTTTCACCAGCGTATGGAATGATCGCAGGAGCACTGATTGGAGGACTTGTAGGCGGTGTAGATGTCACGAATACAGTTACTTTAATGATGGAGGGTGCAAAAGGAATCATCCCTGCAGTCTTGAGAATCCTTGCTGCCGGTGTTCTTGCAGGAGTCCTGATTGAATCGGGTGCTGCTGCTGTAATCGCTGAAACAATCGTCAAAAAGGCCGGAGAGACGCGAGCCTTGCTGGCTCTGGCAATCGCGACGATGATTCTTACGACTGTTGGGGTATTTATCGATGTTGCTGTTATCACTGTGGCGCCTATTGCATTAGCCATCGCCAATCGGGCAGGCATTTCCAAGACAGCTATCCTGCTTGCAATGATTGGTGGCGGCAAGGCTGGCAATATCATGTCGCCGAATCCAAATGCAATAGCTGCGGCGGATGCCTTCCAAATTCCATTGACTTCTGTAATGGCTGCCGGGATCATACCAGCTATTTTCGGATTGACAGTTACTTATATTTTAGCAAAGAAGCTAGTGAATAAAGGGTCCATGGTTACAGCTCAAGAAAGTGAAACAAACATTCAAGGAAAACTTCCATTAATCGTCCCGGCGATCGTCGCTCCATTGGTGACAATCATCTTGCTGTCCCTTAGACCATTATTTGATATTAACATCGACCCAATGATCGCCCTGCCAGCTGGAGGAATCGCCGGAGCGCTTGCTATGGGCAGGATCAGGCAAATCAATGATTATGCAATCGCAGGATTAAATAAAATGTCCGGAGTAGCAATCATGCTCCTCGGTACAGGAACACTCGCGGGAATCATCGCTAATTCAGGGCTGAAGGACGTCTTAATTAACAGCCTGGATGCGCTCGGTCTTCCAGCATTCGTCCTTGCCCCCGTATCTGGTATTTTCATGTCAGCTGCTACTGCTTCTACAACAGCAGGAACCGCAGTTGCTTCACAGGTATTCGGTTCAACCATATTGGAAATGGGGATCACCGCTTTAGCTGGTGCAGCAATGGTACACGCAGGTGCTACTGTCCTTGACCATCTTCCACACGGAAGCTTCTTCCACGCAACTGGAGGAAGTGTCAACATGGAGATTAAGGAGCGTTTAAAATTGATTCCTTATGAAACAGCGATTGGCTTGACTCTCGCAATCGTATCGACATTAATCTTTGGGATCTTCAAATTCTTCGGATAA